A single Bacillus oleivorans DNA region contains:
- a CDS encoding CAP domain-containing protein, with amino-acid sequence MKKLTKSVLASVLTLSLFSGSASALTMYNEPPFEAYKVSKGDTFWFIAKRYGLYYQELMRLNPTVNPTNMQVGSIIRLKSSAYSPSTSVSVGSMSVSSYERQVVDLVNQERAKAGLPSLKLNAELSRVARFKSQDMHDRRYFDHNSPTYGSPFTMMRNFGISYRSAGENIAYGQRTPQEVVNAWMNSSGHRANILNSSFTDIGVGYVADGNYWTQMFIGR; translated from the coding sequence ATGAAAAAATTAACTAAATCAGTTCTGGCAAGTGTATTAACATTATCTTTATTCAGTGGTTCAGCAAGTGCATTGACGATGTATAATGAGCCTCCTTTTGAAGCTTATAAAGTTTCCAAGGGAGATACTTTCTGGTTTATTGCGAAACGGTATGGCCTTTATTATCAAGAGCTTATGAGACTAAATCCAACTGTTAACCCTACGAATATGCAAGTAGGCTCCATTATTCGCTTAAAGTCTTCAGCATATTCGCCATCTACTTCAGTAAGCGTTGGAAGTATGTCAGTAAGCAGCTACGAAAGACAAGTGGTTGACTTAGTGAATCAAGAAAGAGCAAAAGCTGGATTACCTTCATTAAAATTAAACGCTGAACTGTCTCGAGTGGCAAGATTTAAATCTCAAGACATGCACGATAGAAGATATTTCGATCATAATAGCCCAACTTACGGTTCCCCATTTACGATGATGAGAAACTTCGGAATTTCATATCGCTCGGCAGGAGAGAATATTGCATATGGACAAAGAACTCCTCAAGAGGTTGTTAATGCTTGGATGAACAGTTCTGGCCACAGAGCCAATATATTAAACTCAAGCTTTACCGATATTGGTGTCGGATATGTAGCAGACGGAAACTACTGGACACAAATGTTTATCGGACGATAA
- a CDS encoding GNAT family N-acetyltransferase, whose translation MKTIKNKLSLHFFNEDDIGGLISLSQSVGWDYDEHEIRTVLSSGKILGHKNEFGQIVSSAAIIPYDTHLASIGMVIVKSEYRGLGLGKETTQACIKLVSEKVSIMLIATPEGKPLYEKLGFKKVGSVHKFLCSHYEPFDHLLSDGCKAEALEEKDLHQVIELDKHAFGDSRGTFLRNRLKQAQQALVLKDESGNVIGFGFSILGPENLILGPIVAPDYKGAMDLINQLARNHRGQLRIDTPIGDDLFINYLQGYGFEKVSHPPIMILHSDTMPMRNSHLYGIAAQVFG comes from the coding sequence ATGAAAACCATAAAAAATAAACTTTCATTACATTTTTTCAATGAGGATGATATTGGCGGTTTAATCTCCTTGTCCCAATCTGTTGGCTGGGATTATGATGAACACGAAATCAGAACTGTTTTATCTTCGGGAAAGATTTTAGGACATAAAAATGAGTTCGGTCAAATTGTCTCGAGTGCAGCAATTATTCCTTATGATACACATTTAGCTTCGATCGGAATGGTGATTGTAAAGAGCGAATACAGAGGGCTAGGTCTTGGAAAAGAAACGACCCAAGCCTGTATCAAGCTGGTATCGGAAAAAGTATCGATTATGCTCATTGCTACACCTGAAGGAAAGCCTCTTTACGAAAAACTGGGATTCAAGAAAGTCGGTTCTGTTCATAAATTTCTCTGCAGTCATTATGAACCGTTCGATCATTTACTTTCTGATGGATGCAAGGCAGAAGCTCTAGAGGAAAAGGATTTACATCAAGTAATTGAATTGGATAAACATGCATTTGGGGATTCCAGGGGTACATTTCTGAGAAATAGACTGAAACAAGCCCAGCAAGCTCTAGTTTTAAAAGATGAATCTGGGAATGTTATTGGATTTGGTTTCTCTATTTTGGGACCAGAAAATTTGATTTTAGGGCCGATTGTCGCCCCGGATTACAAAGGAGCTATGGATTTAATTAATCAATTAGCTCGGAACCATAGAGGTCAGTTAAGGATTGACACTCCGATTGGCGATGATCTATTTATTAATTATTTGCAGGGTTATGGGTTTGAGAAAGTGAGTCACCCCCCTATCATGATCCTGCATTCTGACACCATGCCTATGAGAAACAGTCATTTATACGGGATTGCCGCACAGGTTTTTGGATAA
- the pepT gene encoding peptidase T, whose amino-acid sequence MRDDLIKRLTTYVKVDTQSNEDSETCPSTPGQFTLANMLVDELKSIGMEEVTVDENGYVMATLPSNTEKLVPTIGFLAHLDTATDFTGANVKPQLVENYDGGDIQLNEYVVLSPKDFPALSEYKGHTLMTTDGTTLLGADNKAGIAEIMTAMDYLIQHPEIKHGKVRVAFTPDEEIGRGPHKFDVTAFNATYAYTVDGGPLGELEYESFNAAGFKLTIKGNNIHPGTAKGKMVNSAKIAMEFNRRLPAEEAPEYTEGYEGFYHLSSIEGDVEQTKISYIIRDFDRENFNARKANVEKIVKELQAEYGEDKIILEMKDQYYNMREKIEPVKHIVEIAHEAMERLDITPVIKPIRGGTDGSQLSYMGLPTPNIFTGGENYHGKFEYISVDNMVKATNVIVEIAKLFEEKAGK is encoded by the coding sequence ATGAGAGACGATCTGATTAAAAGATTAACAACCTATGTCAAAGTAGATACGCAGTCCAATGAGGATAGTGAAACATGTCCATCGACACCTGGACAGTTTACTTTAGCGAATATGCTTGTAGACGAATTAAAATCGATTGGCATGGAGGAAGTTACGGTCGATGAAAATGGCTATGTGATGGCGACCCTCCCATCCAATACAGAAAAATTAGTACCGACAATCGGTTTTCTAGCGCACTTAGATACGGCTACTGATTTTACCGGAGCAAATGTTAAACCGCAGCTTGTTGAAAATTATGATGGCGGGGACATTCAGCTAAATGAATATGTAGTCCTCTCCCCTAAAGATTTTCCTGCTCTGAGCGAATACAAAGGCCATACTTTAATGACAACAGATGGTACGACCCTTCTAGGAGCAGACAATAAAGCCGGAATTGCCGAAATTATGACGGCGATGGATTATTTGATCCAGCATCCTGAAATCAAGCACGGAAAAGTGCGGGTCGCTTTTACACCTGATGAAGAAATCGGCCGCGGACCGCATAAGTTTGACGTCACAGCCTTTAATGCTACATATGCCTATACGGTTGATGGCGGACCGCTTGGAGAGCTTGAATACGAAAGCTTTAATGCGGCTGGTTTCAAGCTTACGATTAAAGGCAACAACATTCACCCAGGGACGGCGAAAGGCAAAATGGTGAACTCAGCGAAAATTGCGATGGAATTTAATAGACGGTTGCCTGCTGAAGAAGCGCCTGAATATACCGAGGGCTATGAGGGCTTTTATCATTTGAGCTCGATAGAAGGCGATGTCGAGCAAACGAAAATTTCTTATATCATCCGCGACTTCGACCGTGAGAATTTCAACGCCAGAAAAGCAAATGTGGAGAAGATTGTGAAAGAACTGCAAGCAGAGTATGGCGAGGATAAAATCATCTTGGAAATGAAAGATCAATACTACAATATGAGAGAAAAAATTGAGCCAGTTAAACATATTGTGGAGATTGCCCATGAAGCGATGGAACGTTTAGACATTACACCGGTTATTAAACCCATTCGCGGCGGGACAGACGGTTCCCAGCTCTCCTACATGGGACTGCCAACCCCAAACATTTTCACAGGCGGAGAAAATTATCACGGCAAGTTTGAGTATATCTCCGTTGATAATATGGTAAAAGCAACGAATGTGATTGTGGAGATCGCGAAGCTTTTTGAAGAAAAGGCCGGAAAGTAA
- a CDS encoding LTA synthase family protein, with the protein MNTLQQKGQGLFNKFVGFFFLAVVMLWIKTYIVQLTQFDLGIENTFQEFLLFLNPLGSSMLFLGLAFIFKGRKKYIWLIIIDFLMSFLLYANVMYYRFFNDFITLPTLTQTQNFGDVSSSVTSLVKPYDALFFVDVLLLIALLAFKFVKIEVKDIKRRMVMALLTFSLGISTFNLALAEIDRPQLLTRGFDRNYIVKYLGMYNYTIYDAVQSTKASAQRVLANSNDITEVINYTKSNHAAPNPEYFGKGEGMNVIYIHLESIQNFLIDYKLHGEEVTPFLNSLTEEENTIYFDNFYHQTAQGKTADAEFILENSLYGLPQGSAFTTKGMNTYQAAPAILAQKGYTSAVFHGNSGSFWNRDEIYKSFGYDNFFDDEYYEMNPEDLADYGLMDKPFLQQSIPLLESLPQPFYTKFITVTNHYPYPIDEELATIAPHTTGDTSVDTYFQTARYADEALKEFFDYLKESGLYDNSIIIMYGDHYGISENHNRAMEQVLGKEITPFDNTTLQEVPLFIRVPGMEGGVNHAYGGQIDLLPTLLHLLGIETGDYVQFGTDLLSEEHNQLIPFRNGDFVSPTITSIDGKFYDSKTGEIIEDPGLLEQADEYKTIVEQKLSFSDQVVNGDLLRFYMPDGFTPVDRSQYDYNKTDEESDDSTDESNE; encoded by the coding sequence ATGAATACTTTACAACAAAAGGGTCAAGGTTTATTCAATAAATTTGTTGGCTTTTTCTTTTTAGCAGTCGTAATGCTATGGATCAAAACATATATCGTACAATTGACTCAGTTTGACTTAGGCATTGAAAATACGTTTCAAGAATTTCTATTGTTCCTAAACCCATTAGGATCATCGATGCTGTTCTTAGGGCTAGCCTTTATTTTTAAGGGCAGAAAGAAATATATATGGCTAATCATCATTGATTTCCTTATGTCATTTCTTTTATATGCTAATGTCATGTACTATCGTTTCTTTAACGATTTCATTACATTGCCAACCTTAACGCAGACACAAAACTTTGGAGATGTCAGCAGCAGTGTGACCTCTCTAGTGAAACCATATGACGCGTTGTTCTTTGTCGATGTTCTGCTTTTAATTGCTTTACTGGCTTTTAAATTTGTAAAAATCGAAGTAAAAGATATCAAACGCCGGATGGTAATGGCTTTACTTACATTCTCACTAGGGATTTCAACCTTTAACCTGGCGTTAGCGGAAATCGACCGTCCGCAATTGCTAACTAGAGGATTTGACCGCAACTACATCGTCAAATACCTAGGGATGTACAACTACACGATTTACGATGCCGTTCAAAGTACAAAAGCTTCGGCACAACGTGTATTAGCAAACAGTAACGATATTACAGAAGTAATCAACTATACGAAATCAAACCATGCGGCTCCGAACCCTGAGTACTTTGGTAAAGGGGAAGGAATGAACGTGATTTATATCCATTTGGAATCGATTCAGAACTTCCTGATTGATTACAAGCTGCATGGGGAAGAGGTCACACCATTCCTGAACTCCTTGACGGAAGAAGAAAATACCATTTACTTTGATAACTTCTACCATCAGACCGCTCAAGGAAAAACAGCAGATGCTGAGTTTATCTTAGAAAATTCCTTATATGGTCTGCCACAGGGGTCAGCCTTTACAACAAAAGGCATGAACACCTACCAGGCAGCACCAGCTATCCTGGCGCAAAAAGGATACACATCAGCTGTATTCCACGGTAACTCCGGAAGCTTCTGGAACCGTGATGAAATTTATAAATCATTTGGATATGACAACTTCTTTGACGATGAGTATTATGAAATGAATCCAGAAGATTTGGCTGATTATGGGCTTATGGACAAGCCGTTTTTACAGCAGTCGATTCCATTATTAGAATCATTGCCACAGCCGTTCTATACCAAATTTATTACGGTAACGAACCATTACCCATATCCAATTGACGAAGAATTAGCAACGATTGCACCGCATACAACAGGCGATACATCTGTGGATACTTACTTCCAGACAGCCCGTTATGCGGATGAAGCACTCAAGGAATTCTTCGATTACTTGAAGGAATCAGGCCTATACGACAACTCTATCATCATAATGTACGGAGACCACTACGGAATCTCCGAAAATCATAACAGAGCGATGGAACAAGTATTAGGCAAAGAAATCACACCTTTTGACAACACAACATTGCAAGAGGTTCCATTATTCATCCGAGTACCAGGCATGGAAGGCGGAGTCAACCACGCGTATGGAGGACAAATTGATCTCCTGCCAACGCTTCTGCACCTGCTCGGAATAGAAACTGGTGACTATGTCCAATTCGGAACAGACTTACTATCTGAAGAACACAATCAACTGATCCCATTCCGAAACGGAGACTTTGTCAGTCCAACCATCACATCGATTGACGGTAAGTTCTACGATTCAAAAACAGGAGAAATCATTGAAGATCCTGGGTTGCTGGAACAAGCGGACGAATATAAGACAATTGTAGAACAGAAACTGTCGTTCTCGGATCAGGTTGTAAATGGAGATTTATTGCGATTCTATATGCCGGATGGGTTCACGCCGGTGGATCGTTCACAGTATGATTATAATAAGACGGATGAAGAAAGTGATGATTCCACGGATGAATCAAATGAATAA
- a CDS encoding GntR family transcriptional regulator encodes MFQSLKTKDILYIEIKEKIITGILEPDTPVVEDILAEEFEVSRTPLREALQRLELEGWLVRRRNGRLKVSSISVSEVIEIFQVRGRLEGLVASEAAKRATEDEIKELEMITNLIVNAAEQDQRSDVVRFGSEFHSLLYKISKHKTATKMLAQLNDHINRYRRLGPIRNSKRGVSAANEHQQIFEFLARRDYENCGRAMEMHIINSMNSAAQSIEEYLHSRQLNELEEDRE; translated from the coding sequence ATGTTCCAAAGTTTAAAAACAAAAGATATTTTGTATATTGAAATAAAAGAAAAAATTATTACCGGCATTCTTGAGCCGGATACTCCGGTTGTAGAAGATATACTTGCTGAAGAATTTGAAGTAAGCAGAACCCCTTTAAGAGAAGCTCTACAAAGATTAGAATTAGAGGGCTGGCTTGTCAGAAGGCGAAATGGGAGGCTGAAGGTCTCCAGCATATCAGTTAGTGAGGTTATTGAGATTTTTCAAGTGCGAGGCAGGTTGGAAGGATTGGTTGCTTCGGAGGCTGCAAAGAGGGCAACAGAGGATGAGATAAAGGAATTGGAAATGATAACAAATTTAATAGTAAATGCAGCCGAACAAGATCAGCGCAGTGATGTCGTTCGTTTTGGCTCAGAATTTCATAGTCTATTATACAAAATTAGTAAACATAAAACAGCAACAAAAATGCTTGCTCAATTAAATGATCATATAAATCGCTATAGGCGTTTAGGACCAATCCGAAATTCAAAAAGGGGCGTATCAGCTGCAAATGAACATCAACAAATATTTGAATTTTTAGCAAGAAGAGATTATGAGAATTGTGGAAGAGCAATGGAAATGCACATTATTAATAGCATGAATTCTGCAGCTCAATCAATTGAAGAATATTTACATTCAAGACAATTAAATGAGCTAGAAGAAGACAGGGAATAA
- a CDS encoding MmgE/PrpD family protein translates to MQNMINEKMSVQLARYVVNLKFEELPEKIVDDVQNLILDYLGVALKGSTTEPAEIVTAFQMEYGTAKQEATLIGNGKKLTCQAAAFTNAVAAHSIELDDVDDLALFHYSPPIVSAALAVAEATKANGKDLIVAVTIGCDIMKRLSDAMNPDLRDRGYHTTPVCGIFGATAAVARLFGLTEDEVVNAFGIAGAHASGLMEMYGSNMQKRINPGPAAHNAIVSARLARMGYTGADTIFDGVRGVLQAFSGQEDTSALVNGLGKTFDFIIEFKRYACARPIHNAVGCALEIRPNIVNRLHSIKEMTIFRHPAWAHFHEIKRPKSIHEAQVSLNHAVAVALVDGDAFLEHFEDEWICNVEVQRLSQMLKFVAEPELPRGVSCLLRIVLESGEIYEAQVDYPKGSIQNPMSPDEHWSKFSKLAGSKFEQEKQVKIRNKVESLTTLQSVHELIELLF, encoded by the coding sequence ATGCAAAACATGATTAATGAAAAAATGTCCGTACAATTGGCTAGATATGTAGTCAATTTAAAATTTGAAGAGTTACCGGAAAAAATTGTTGATGATGTTCAAAATCTGATTCTTGATTATTTAGGTGTGGCATTAAAAGGATCAACTACAGAACCAGCAGAAATTGTCACTGCATTCCAAATGGAATATGGAACAGCCAAGCAAGAAGCAACTTTAATTGGTAATGGGAAAAAGCTAACTTGCCAGGCTGCTGCTTTTACAAACGCTGTAGCTGCACACAGTATTGAGCTGGATGATGTTGATGATTTGGCTTTGTTTCATTATAGTCCCCCGATTGTCTCAGCTGCATTAGCTGTAGCAGAAGCGACTAAAGCAAACGGAAAAGATCTAATCGTTGCAGTAACGATTGGATGCGATATTATGAAAAGGCTTTCGGATGCAATGAATCCAGACCTTCGTGACCGTGGTTATCACACTACTCCTGTTTGTGGGATTTTTGGGGCAACTGCAGCAGTTGCACGCCTATTTGGCCTAACTGAAGATGAAGTTGTGAACGCTTTTGGAATAGCAGGAGCACATGCTTCAGGGTTAATGGAAATGTATGGATCTAATATGCAAAAACGGATTAATCCAGGTCCAGCGGCTCATAATGCCATCGTTTCAGCTAGACTTGCGCGTATGGGCTATACAGGTGCGGACACTATATTTGATGGTGTTCGGGGCGTTCTCCAGGCTTTCTCCGGTCAAGAAGATACGAGTGCTTTAGTAAATGGGCTTGGTAAAACATTTGATTTTATTATTGAGTTTAAACGATATGCTTGTGCTCGCCCTATCCACAATGCAGTTGGTTGCGCCCTTGAAATCCGCCCAAATATAGTAAACCGATTACATAGCATTAAAGAAATGACCATATTTCGTCACCCAGCTTGGGCTCATTTCCATGAAATTAAAAGACCAAAGAGTATTCATGAGGCACAAGTAAGTTTAAATCATGCTGTGGCGGTAGCTTTAGTAGATGGAGATGCGTTTCTTGAGCATTTTGAAGACGAATGGATCTGTAATGTTGAGGTACAAAGACTGTCACAAATGTTAAAATTTGTAGCTGAACCAGAACTGCCTCGAGGTGTCTCTTGTCTTCTGAGGATAGTTTTAGAAAGTGGTGAGATTTACGAGGCTCAGGTCGATTATCCGAAGGGATCCATTCAGAATCCAATGTCTCCTGATGAACATTGGAGCAAGTTTTCAAAATTAGCAGGATCTAAGTTTGAACAGGAGAAACAAGTCAAAATTCGCAACAAAGTTGAAAGCCTAACAACTTTACAATCAGTTCATGAGTTAATAGAACTACTTTTTTAG
- a CDS encoding 2-methylaconitate cis-trans isomerase PrpF family protein — protein sequence MSETRAIRATIQRAGSSKGIFLLENDLPEDPVLREKVILAIFGSPDKRQIDGLGGADPLTSKVAIVGPSKQEGVDVDYTFGQVAFDQAKVHTHAICGNISSGVGPFAIDHGLVKAEEPITTVKIFNTNTNKVLTAEVPVKEGRAAVEGDYSIAGVPGTGAKVTLDFSQTVGALTGKLLPTGNVKDTIELSENERITVSIVDAATCQVFVRAEDLGLKGTESPKEVDSQPELLRKLELIRCIAATKAGLAESPEKCAVESRNTPHIVFFSEAKDYENYLTQEKISEESIDLVARGMFMQIMHKTYAGTGSICTSVAAAIPGTNIHEAVKKEIMTKKLVRIGHPAGIIPVEVEVQQEVKNFILKKAAIGRTSRRIMDGNVYIRNSLFQ from the coding sequence ATGTCAGAGACAAGAGCGATAAGAGCAACGATTCAAAGAGCCGGGTCAAGTAAAGGTATTTTTTTGCTAGAAAATGATCTTCCCGAAGATCCCGTTTTAAGAGAAAAGGTCATTCTTGCAATTTTCGGGAGTCCAGATAAACGACAAATTGATGGATTAGGAGGGGCTGATCCTTTAACTAGTAAGGTGGCTATTGTAGGACCCTCAAAGCAAGAAGGGGTAGATGTCGATTATACGTTTGGTCAAGTTGCTTTTGACCAGGCAAAAGTACATACCCATGCAATCTGTGGAAATATAAGCTCAGGAGTTGGACCGTTTGCGATTGACCATGGATTAGTAAAAGCAGAAGAGCCAATTACTACAGTAAAAATTTTTAACACAAATACCAATAAGGTTTTAACTGCTGAAGTACCTGTGAAAGAGGGAAGAGCAGCAGTTGAAGGAGATTACTCAATTGCTGGAGTGCCAGGGACAGGTGCCAAGGTTACACTTGACTTTTCGCAAACGGTAGGTGCCCTCACTGGTAAATTGTTACCAACGGGGAATGTAAAAGACACAATCGAGCTAAGTGAAAATGAAAGAATAACAGTTTCAATCGTTGATGCGGCTACTTGTCAAGTTTTTGTTCGGGCTGAAGATTTAGGGTTAAAAGGAACAGAAAGCCCAAAAGAGGTTGATTCCCAGCCAGAATTACTTAGAAAACTTGAATTAATTCGGTGTATAGCTGCAACCAAGGCAGGATTAGCCGAATCACCAGAGAAATGTGCGGTAGAGTCAAGAAATACACCTCATATTGTATTTTTCTCTGAGGCAAAGGATTATGAAAATTATCTTACTCAGGAGAAGATATCTGAGGAAAGTATTGATTTGGTTGCTCGGGGAATGTTTATGCAAATTATGCATAAAACCTACGCTGGTACGGGGTCAATTTGTACTTCCGTCGCAGCTGCTATACCTGGAACTAATATACATGAGGCTGTTAAAAAAGAAATAATGACAAAAAAATTAGTTAGGATTGGCCATCCTGCTGGCATCATTCCGGTAGAAGTAGAGGTTCAGCAAGAAGTAAAAAATTTTATTTTAAAAAAAGCAGCAATAGGAAGAACCTCTCGCAGAATTATGGATGGGAACGTTTATATTAGAAACAGTTTATTTCAATAG
- the prpB gene encoding methylisocitrate lyase gives MSYLVRVRDHQHPSDRLRELLSNNSQIIKMPGAHDAMASLLASKVGFQALYLSGGAFSASLGMPDLGIITLTELATRTREITRASDLPLLVDIDTGFGSILNVTRTVHELYEAGAAAVQMEDQDLPKKCGHLNGKKLVSTQEMVQKIVAARKAKPKMVIVARTDAKAVEGMNQAIERAQAYINAGADVIFPEALSTEEEFKTFAEATKVPLLANMTEFGKTPYFTAENFQAWGYKIVIYPVSSLRVAAKAMERVYKLIYSQGTQIDALQDMQTRKELYELIRYADYEDLDDNIAKTVLDE, from the coding sequence TTGAGTTATTTAGTAAGAGTCAGAGATCATCAACATCCATCTGATAGATTAAGAGAACTTTTATCAAATAATAGCCAAATCATTAAGATGCCCGGTGCACATGATGCGATGGCTTCATTACTTGCAAGTAAAGTAGGGTTTCAGGCGCTTTATTTATCAGGGGGAGCATTTTCTGCAAGTTTGGGTATGCCTGACTTAGGTATTATTACACTTACGGAACTAGCAACTCGTACTAGGGAAATCACTCGTGCTTCTGACTTGCCTCTACTGGTGGATATTGATACGGGATTTGGCAGTATTCTAAATGTAACCCGTACCGTTCATGAACTATATGAAGCAGGAGCTGCTGCGGTACAAATGGAGGATCAAGATTTACCAAAAAAATGCGGACATTTAAACGGTAAAAAACTAGTTTCTACACAAGAAATGGTTCAAAAAATTGTAGCGGCGCGAAAGGCAAAGCCAAAAATGGTCATAGTCGCACGAACGGATGCAAAAGCAGTTGAAGGCATGAATCAAGCAATCGAACGCGCGCAAGCTTATATAAATGCTGGTGCGGATGTCATCTTCCCAGAGGCATTAAGTACAGAAGAGGAATTTAAAACGTTTGCGGAAGCCACCAAGGTACCTCTGTTGGCTAATATGACCGAGTTCGGAAAAACACCTTATTTTACTGCAGAGAATTTTCAGGCATGGGGATATAAAATAGTGATTTATCCTGTAAGTTCCCTAAGGGTAGCCGCAAAAGCTATGGAACGAGTATACAAATTAATTTATTCACAGGGGACACAAATAGATGCGTTACAAGATATGCAGACTCGTAAAGAGTTGTATGAACTTATTCGCTATGCTGATTATGAAGACCTGGATGACAATATTGCCAAAACGGTTCTTGATGAGTAA
- a CDS encoding PrpF domain-containing protein, producing MSQFTVPCVVYRGGTSRGIFFHKKDLPEDVESRNLVFLNGIDAYNPSQVNGLGSGTSHTSKVVVISPSSLEGVDVDYSFYQIGIGKEFVDDNGTCGNLMAAVGPFVVDEGLVQVDSAQDYAEVKVFNTNIGKKIRIQVPVVDGKAKVHGDYYMSGVVKPGARIIVDLLHPGGGKTGKTLPLDLRSSIYTDLKEYEASFVDVVNPFIFLSSYEFGLKGSESLSELSTNESLLEELDTIRNKMAVLAGMAESEKEAKIKTPSVPKIGIVAEPQDYITTSGKWIKKEDIDIVARMISMGKFHRTFAGSGLYCLAAAAMLPGTVPNQFLRKNNSLEQTIRIGHPDGVVEIRVSLTEDRNDIASVGLDRTARKIIKGDLYIPERS from the coding sequence ATGAGCCAATTTACAGTTCCTTGCGTAGTTTATCGGGGTGGTACTAGCAGAGGAATATTCTTTCATAAAAAAGATTTACCAGAGGATGTAGAAAGTAGAAACCTCGTCTTTCTTAATGGAATTGACGCTTATAATCCTTCTCAAGTGAATGGCTTGGGAAGCGGGACCTCTCATACTAGTAAAGTGGTTGTTATATCTCCTTCCTCATTAGAAGGAGTAGACGTGGACTATAGTTTTTATCAAATTGGAATTGGAAAAGAGTTTGTTGATGATAATGGAACCTGTGGAAATCTAATGGCAGCTGTTGGCCCTTTTGTTGTTGATGAAGGGCTGGTTCAAGTTGATTCCGCTCAGGATTATGCAGAAGTAAAAGTATTTAATACGAATATTGGGAAAAAAATCAGGATACAGGTCCCTGTTGTTGATGGCAAAGCTAAGGTACACGGGGATTATTATATGTCTGGAGTGGTGAAACCAGGTGCAAGAATTATTGTAGATCTTCTCCATCCCGGAGGCGGAAAGACAGGCAAAACGTTACCATTAGACTTACGTTCTTCAATCTATACAGATTTAAAAGAATATGAAGCCTCCTTCGTTGACGTAGTTAACCCTTTTATTTTCCTATCAAGTTATGAGTTTGGATTAAAAGGGTCAGAGTCTTTATCTGAGCTTTCTACAAACGAAAGTTTGCTAGAGGAACTTGATACAATCAGAAACAAAATGGCAGTTTTAGCTGGGATGGCAGAAAGTGAAAAGGAAGCAAAAATAAAAACCCCTTCTGTTCCTAAAATTGGGATTGTTGCAGAACCGCAAGACTATATCACGACTTCCGGTAAATGGATTAAAAAAGAGGATATTGACATTGTAGCAAGGATGATTTCGATGGGGAAATTCCATCGCACGTTTGCCGGCAGCGGCCTTTACTGTCTAGCAGCTGCTGCTATGCTTCCAGGTACGGTTCCAAATCAATTTCTCAGAAAAAATAATAGCTTAGAACAGACGATCCGAATTGGTCACCCTGATGGTGTAGTAGAAATTCGAGTTTCTTTAACAGAAGACCGTAATGATATAGCGTCTGTTGGTCTAGACAGGACAGCAAGAAAGATCATAAAAGGAGATTTATATATTCCAGAGCGTTCATAA